A stretch of DNA from Pangasianodon hypophthalmus isolate fPanHyp1 chromosome 2, fPanHyp1.pri, whole genome shotgun sequence:
GCTGCACACAGAATACTCTATTGACcacctgcatttttgctgctaattaatatattatgtttacatttacaacatttattattatattgttattgttttagtAATTGTTGTACTGTCTTGCACTGTTTGTACATGTTTGCACACATGCACTTCATGTAGTCCCGTGTATGTCTTtgtagtctcacacacacacacacacacacactcacaatccACTTTACCATCCACACCTttacatctgctcatttatgcagttatctaatcagccaatcatgtggcagcagcacaatgcataaaatcatgctgtcacatcaaacatcagaatgaagaaagagtgtgatctctgtgactttaaccatggcatgattgttgttgGGGCCAGGaaagctggtttgagtatttcagaaactgctgatcttctgggaatttcacacacaatagtctctagagtttacacagaaaggtgcaaaaaaaccaaaatcatTCTGTGTGCAGGATCTGCTGggtgaaacaccttgctgatgagagagattagaggagaatgaccagactggtttgagctgacaggaattctatagtaactcaaataagcataAATCCGGCATAAAttttttgtgaaatttcctGAATTAGGCCTATTGTTTTCAGTAAATCTTTTTCATTACTTTTGCCTCTTTTATCTTTGCAGTGGGTAATTTGTTACTTTCACCATTTGACATGAATAATTTTAGTAGACAAAGTTTATATGCCCAACAATGTCTTATGTACACTGCCTAATTAACATTCATGCCCCAAAAattgaacattaaatgtactaaTCTACTTTGGTAAAGCTTTTGAGGGATGTACCCATCCCCCAGAACCAAAACACCAATACCTGTAATATAGACAGTGAGGAAGTAACGATTAGCAATATTGTTAGCCCATTCTGTCTGATTGCGATAACCATGCCCATAGGTCTTCTGATTCTACTTATAATTTTAGATTGAGGGGAGAATTATGCACTTGGGTCTAACTGAGCTGGACAGAATAGATGATTCTTGCATATAGGGCCACTTAAGGAGAGGCCATGGAAGCcaaaacattttctaaattGAAACCAAATCTTGAAAGTGTTTGCTACAACTGGACATTGCGTGTATGTTGAAATAGATAGGGGCAATTTGGATAAAGCAAGGGCTGGGAGGGATGATAATGATATACAAGATTTTGCCTCTGAAATACACCAGACATCATTTGGTTTCTGAAGCCAATAAAATTACTTTTGAAATGTTTGCAGCCCAATAGTAATACTTGAAGTTGGGAAGCACTAGTCCACCTTGAGCTGTCTGTCTCTGGAGAAATTCCAGTTAATTCTACCtgcgagagaaagaaaaacaaattccATTTTCTAAGCTTTAGTTTTTCTAAGTTTTAGCTTCTAAGCTTTCTAAGCTTTAGCTTTTCTAAGTTTTAGCTTCTAAGTTTTCACTTTGTAGCCTGAAAAAGTTCCAAATTGCTTCAATATCTTAACTAGCTTAGATTTTAACTGATGAGCTAAAAGTCGTCCTGCTTTTTCTCCATGttcatatacatgtatatatatatatatatatgtatatatatatatatatatatatatatatatatatatatatatatatatatatagcctctAGAACATAATAAatactgttctgttttgttggCTGATATCAAGTTATACTGAACCTGAAGTGACAACCTTATATAGCCCAGGTGAGGGAGTTGTAGAGTACTGGCAATCTAACCTTCTGATAGCTAAATCATCCTGTTTCTGTTTACGTAGCTTATTAAGAGTTAAAGTCTATGAAATTATGTCTCCCACAATGTGGATCCTGACCCTGATTTTGACCTGTTGTTTAGTAGGAAATTATCTATAGCTGTTGATATGAATGTACAAAATGCAAGATCTGCTAACAAGGCTGTGTTTAGTCTCCACATGGGACATTCATTATACCTCAGCTTACAGATAAGATCAAGTTGGAAGGGGGCATCATCTGATTCCACAATAGGTAAATATTCTATTTTTCCAAAAGAGGGAAAAGGAGaattatctataaaaaaaaatcaattcttgAATAAGAATGatgaacatgtgaaaaacagGAGTACTCTcttctgtgtgtgaatgaaaattGCCATGGATCAATGGCCCCCACTTGAGCAATGAATGTAGATAGGGCAGCAGATAGTATAGCAGTACCCCTTGCCTTACAGTTAAGTTTAGAGTGAAAAACTTGTCCCACCCATGATGTCCTAAGTCTGACATTCTACTTCTTTTGGTTGGGCAGTTTAGGCTCTTTAACATTCCTGCTGATAAAATGAACCTTTGACCCACCAGAAGGTTTCTTTAAATCAATAGTACCAGAAATGGGCATATAAAgatattagcagcagatcctttaagtcctgtaagttgtgaggtggggcgtCCATGGATCGGacctgtttgtccagcacaccccacagatgctcgatcagattgagatctggggaattaggaggccaagtcaacaccttgaaaactgtcatgttcctcaagccattcctgaacaatttttgcagtgtggcagggtgctgaaaaaggccactgccattagggaataccgttgatggcgtgtacttggtctgcaacaatgattacgtaggtggtacgtgtcaaaataacatccatctgaatgccaggacccaaggtttcccagcagaacattgcccagagcatcacactgcctctgccagatTGCCTTCTCCCataatgcatcctggtgccatctgtTCCCCAGTTAAGCAACGCACATGCACCCAGCtgttcacatgatgtaaaagaaaacttgacgtctgggtcagagcatctccaaaacagcaggtacGGTGGTCAGAacacagaaaggtgtcagaacacagagTGCATCGCAACTTGCTgcatagccgcagaccggtcagagtacCCAAGCTGACTGTTGTCCACCGCCAAAAGCGTCAGGTCACCTTCAATCCAGGCTaccttcttctattgctccatggtccagttctgatgctcatttttaattttttctgaCCTGTTGCTGTTCTATCTTTCACTTGGATGTTATAAGTTGCACTGAGTAAATACAGctggataaaacaaaaattgtgtccATCTTCATTTCAAGCTGCAAAGCaacaaaatgtgattattttgaAGGGGGGTGATTCTTTTCTATACCCACTGTATTTAATTGCATGTATCACTTGGCTCCTTGGAGTTCTTCTCCTCTGCTGTGATGAGAATAAACGTATTACTCTGGAGTCAACTGTGTCTCTGAgtttaactttttatttgtcttcagaAGATAATATTTTCCACCACACTGATATGTATCACAATTTCACACAGCCCTACTAGGCACTGTAATTGATTTTTAACCAACCATACTAGCTAACATTGCACATTTTCTGATGGGGGGGGAAAAGAGGTGATGTACTGTGTAAccatgcatgtgcacacacccccacacacaatTTCTATCTCCTCAGTGTTTGCACGTCACACTTTCTTACTGTGGTGATAAACCATAAAATCACCCTTGCTGAAATATACTTTATAATGATGAATATTCCAACTTAGAAAATACTGGGCCTGTGGGGGGACAACTTTCTccaaaaactttttatttaattttattgagtTGGACATTAGACAGTATTTGGAGAAATTAGAGGGGTAAAGTTCTTAAAGGACAGgcctaaaaataaatatatcaagGACTTATTCCTGGACACCATTATGAGCATGGGAATATAGGGATAAACAACCCACAAACAAAATCACTAAAGGACATAATTGACCTAACAATAAGAAAATGAGAATGTGTAACAAATTTAGAATGTAAAATTCAGAAGTATTATGTCAAGACAACCGTACAGTTTGTCATTGCCTGAGTGATGCATATTCAAGAACAAAGTCAAGGTTAAACCTCTGGGTCTGAGACAATTTCAAAATGTGTAAGATGACTAGATGACTGAAAATCTTAATGATCATGTTAACACAATatactaatagtaataatacacaataatacacgTATCACTTCTCAATACAAATTCTTATTACAGGGAAAAAACATCAGTCAAGATAATTTTGAACCTCATTATCCTAacacagttttttgttttgaaatgatgCAAGCAAAAAACTAACCCAGacactttctttttaattttttaattttagaagaTGGAAACTGGAAAAGTGGAAGTTTTCATGGAAAACTGTCCATAGACAGGAAATACATTGCATAGCAGTGCCATTTAAAATgacatgcattttatttttcttcattttgactTCCTGAAGAGTCATCAGCTCTGGGTCTGAAAAGTTCCAGAAATCTTGTGGAATATGGGACAAAATTTTCTTTGTAGGTTATTTTTGCTGACATGTGAGATGATTTAAATAGTCTCACATTTGGTGTTGCGTCCTCCTCCTCTTTACGTATAacaactaaaaaacaaacaaaaaaaaaacattactggttaagaaagagaaaggaataaCATCTCATtatgcatgtactgtatgtttgagTAACATGAATGTCTTTACATCCTGCAATATATAATTTTCAGTAACAGTCAATGGTACATTTAATGCAAACTAATTTTAGATATCCATGCATGAAGAAGTTTTAGCAAATAAGCAGacatctcttttctttttttaaacaatttctgtcttttcttcccCTTTTAGGGTGATATTGAAATTTGCTAGAAATGGGATGATACCACTTTCTCTTTTCTGATGCTGATACCCATtcaatattgttttctttaaaaactactaagctttaaaatgtttttttttttaactgaagcacttcacagttaaactctttcacaaaAAATCACTTACACCGTAAATATAATAGatacaataaagtataaatataatcacatcagtcctaagaaaagaaaaaacc
This window harbors:
- the LOC113533127 gene encoding small integral membrane protein 26; this encodes MSFDGVKWYKRTALMYAIGTWTLLGSCVYYTFYKGDARVVIRKEEEDATPNVRLFKSSHMSAKITYKENFVPYSTRFLELFRPRADDSSGSQNEEK